One Schistocerca cancellata isolate TAMUIC-IGC-003103 chromosome 1, iqSchCanc2.1, whole genome shotgun sequence genomic region harbors:
- the LOC126114370 gene encoding sterile alpha motif domain-containing protein 5-like — protein MAGNIVAEWLRSLRLGQYAESFLDNGYDDLEICKQVGDPDLDAIGVLDPTHRALLLHSVRTLREQGAASVYFTLEETTAAAAAALASASSTPPPQPPSASTPPPPAPQQQQQQPPQQQQQQQQQSQQQTLVASFDDIKEAPLSAQQTRGLLGPKYADEYEEGKAELVKIPRMQLKRLLKDRVAQDGIRLSNQPYSTSVSVRRHARRAAPRPDTCGRGTCSAPVILPSLAAYLPANTRQVCKLAERAVSEY, from the coding sequence ATGGCAGGCAACATCGTCGCCGAGTGGCTGCGCTCGCTGCGACTCGGACAGTACGCAGAGTCGTTCCTCGACAACGGCTATGACGACCTGGAGATTTGCAAGCAGGTCGGCGACCCCGACCTGGACGCCATCGGCGTGCTCGACCCCACGCACCGCGCGCTGCTGCTGCACTCGGTGCGCACGCTGCGCGAGCAGGGCGCCGCGTCCGTCTACTTCACGCTCGAGGAGACGactgcggccgccgccgccgcgctcgCCTCTGCGTCCTCCACGCCGCCCCCGCAGCCCCCGTCAGCCTCGACACCGCCCCCTCCGGCgccgcaacaacaacagcaacaaccaccgcagcagcagcaacaacaacaacagcagtcacAACAACAGACTCTGGTGGCGTCTTTCGACGACATCAAGGAGGCGCCGCTGTCTGCTCAGCAGACGCGCGGCCTGCTCGGTCCCAAGTACGCCGACGAGTACGAGGAGGGCAAGGCGGAGCTGGTGAAGATCCCGCGAATGCAACTGAAGCGGCTGCTGAAGGACCGCGTGGCGCAGGACGGCATCAGGCTCAGCAATCAGCCGTACTCCACCTCGGTAAGTGTGCGCCGCCACGCGCGCCGCGCCGCCCCGCGCCCAGACACTTGTGGACGCGGCACGTGCTCCGCGCCTGTCATTCTGCCGTCACTCGCCGCATATCTGCCAGCTAATACCAGACAAGTGTGTAAGCTTGCAGAGAGAGCCGTCAGCGAGTATTAA